One segment of Desulfonatronum sp. SC1 DNA contains the following:
- a CDS encoding glycosyltransferase family 9 protein, protein MHSPTVLIIKPSSLGDIVHGLLVAQMIKAGFPGVRIDWVCRDVFAPLVAACPVVDDVLLFQRHGGPTGFLRLIRVVRKRRYSHVLDMQGLARSGLIALAARADVVVGRSDAREGAGIAYHQSTPLPTAGRDAHAVDILAEFLPLLGLPRTIVARLPFRPPERPPEIKTYPRQDNHQSDRPDRLEPIPAIAKPKPILLFPESSRPEKNWPGYAALTKLLLDALPDASASWAGAHAMPSPPCFAGLSESNTPRFLNMTGQTALAELPTLIAQARLVVGNDSGPLHLAAAIGVPTLALFGPTDSAKYRPYPGDDRRNHVLCAPGGDMRLLQPEVVLEAVRVQLSDVAPESG, encoded by the coding sequence ATGCATTCTCCCACGGTTCTGATCATCAAGCCTTCATCCCTCGGGGACATCGTACACGGGCTGCTCGTCGCCCAAATGATCAAGGCCGGATTTCCGGGGGTCCGGATCGACTGGGTCTGCCGGGACGTTTTCGCGCCGTTGGTGGCGGCTTGCCCGGTGGTGGACGACGTCCTGCTTTTCCAGCGCCACGGAGGACCAACCGGGTTTCTGCGCTTGATCCGCGTCGTGCGCAAGCGGCGCTATTCCCATGTCCTGGACATGCAAGGCTTGGCCCGTAGCGGACTGATCGCCTTGGCGGCCCGGGCCGACGTGGTCGTCGGTCGAAGCGACGCACGGGAAGGAGCGGGAATCGCATACCACCAGTCTACGCCCTTGCCAACCGCCGGCCGCGACGCCCACGCCGTGGACATCCTGGCCGAATTTCTGCCTCTTTTGGGCTTGCCCAGGACCATCGTCGCCCGACTGCCTTTCCGACCGCCTGAGCGTCCGCCGGAAATCAAAACCTACCCACGTCAAGACAATCACCAATCAGACCGCCCTGACCGGCTGGAGCCCATCCCGGCAATCGCGAAGCCCAAGCCGATCCTGCTGTTTCCCGAAAGCAGCCGGCCTGAAAAGAATTGGCCGGGCTACGCGGCACTGACCAAGCTGCTGCTCGACGCCCTGCCCGACGCTTCCGCGTCCTGGGCCGGAGCCCATGCCATGCCAAGTCCACCCTGCTTCGCGGGTCTTTCGGAGTCGAACACTCCGCGCTTTTTGAACATGACCGGACAAACCGCCCTTGCCGAGTTGCCCACCCTCATCGCCCAGGCCCGTCTGGTGGTCGGCAACGACAGCGGGCCGCTGCATCTAGCCGCTGCCATAGGCGTGCCCACCCTGGCCCTGTTTGGCCCTACGGATTCGGCCAAATACCGGCCATATCCCGGAGACGACCGACGCAATCACGTCCTGTGCGCCCCCGGCGGCGACATGCGTCTGCTCCAGCCCGAGGTGGTATTGGAGGCCGTTCGGGTACAGCTCAGCGACGTGGCCCCAGAAAGCGGCTGA